Proteins from a single region of Flavobacterium sp. YJ01:
- the rpsF gene encoding 30S ribosomal protein S6, whose translation MNHYETVFILNPVLSEVQVKETVTKFEEFLTSRGAEMVSKEDWGLKKMAYEIQNKKSGFYHLFEFKVAGEVLVAFETEFRRDERVMRFLTVSLDKHAISWAERRRAKLKSTKA comes from the coding sequence ATGAATCATTATGAAACTGTTTTCATTTTAAATCCCGTTTTATCTGAGGTTCAGGTGAAGGAAACAGTAACGAAATTTGAAGAATTTCTTACTAGTAGAGGAGCTGAAATGGTATCGAAAGAGGATTGGGGTCTTAAAAAAATGGCTTACGAAATCCAAAACAAAAAAAGTGGTTTTTACCATTTATTCGAATTCAAAGTAGCTGGAGAAGTTCTTGTAGCTTTTGAAACTGAATTTAGACGTGACGAAAGAGTTATGCGTTTCTTAACTGTAAGTTTAGATAAACATGCTATTTCATGGGCGGAAAGAAGAAGAGCTAAATTAAAATCTACTAAAGCGTAA
- a CDS encoding LytTR family DNA-binding domain-containing protein, producing MKLNCVVVDDSSIQRTIIAKLVNNHPGLHLIGDFSNAIEAKSCISLNNIDLIFLDIEMPVINGFDFLDGLKSKPQIIFITSKAEYALKAFDYDATDYLQKPIAVDRFNASVKRAIDMHLLKKDIKEEEGEHIFIKSNLKKLKIFTSKIKWIEAFGDYVRVVTEDDSNLVLSTMKSFENDLSKDKFIRVHKSYIINIDKVERFNSKFAEIGITKIPLSRNKKEDLVKALSTPS from the coding sequence ATGAAACTAAACTGTGTTGTTGTAGATGATAGTTCTATACAAAGGACAATTATTGCCAAGTTGGTAAATAATCATCCTGGATTGCATTTAATTGGAGATTTTTCTAATGCAATTGAAGCAAAAAGCTGTATTTCTTTAAATAATATCGACCTAATATTTCTTGATATTGAAATGCCGGTTATAAATGGTTTTGATTTTCTGGACGGACTAAAATCTAAACCTCAGATTATATTCATTACTTCTAAAGCCGAATATGCTTTAAAAGCTTTTGATTATGACGCCACTGATTATCTGCAAAAACCGATTGCCGTAGATCGTTTCAATGCTTCTGTAAAAAGAGCAATTGATATGCATCTGCTTAAAAAAGATATTAAAGAAGAAGAAGGCGAACATATCTTCATTAAAAGTAATCTTAAAAAACTTAAAATCTTCACTTCAAAAATTAAATGGATTGAAGCGTTTGGAGATTATGTTAGAGTAGTTACTGAAGATGACAGTAATCTGGTTCTTTCTACAATGAAATCTTTTGAGAATGATTTATCAAAAGACAAATTTATTCGTGTACATAAATCATACATTATTAATATAGATAAGGTAGAACGCTTTAACAGCAAATTTGCAGAAATTGGAATTACTAAAATTCCATTGAGCAGAAATAAAAAAGAAGATTTAGTAAAAGCGCTTTCTACTCCTTCTTAA
- the priA gene encoding primosomal protein N', whose protein sequence is MFFIEVILPLSLAKTFTYRISEAEYHFIEKGMRVAVPFGKSKIYTALVLDVHENAPTLYEAKEIHEILDEKPIATEIQIKHWLWIANYYMCGIGDVYRGAFPSGLLLESETIVSHKADVIINDSELSDDEFLIYEALHHQSSLKVQEIVSILNKKNILPTLQKLIARDVIFLEEEIKESYKPKLVRYVKLHAKYESDNGLQELLEVLKSANKQKEIVLTYFQLSASEKKPITVKKLTEASNSTLTTVKALIEKEIFEEYFLQHDRVTFNGEKSEKELVLSEAQETAFTAIKNSFSEKEVCLLHGVTSSGKTEIYIKLIEEYLQTGKQILYLLPEIALTAQLVSRLRLHFGDKVAVFHSKYSNNERVEVWKQTLENSEKAQIVIGARSALFLPFNDLGLLIVDEEHEQTFKQTDPAPRYHARDAAIVLANFHNAKVLLGSATPSIETYFNAQAGKYGLVALSERYKNVRMPEVLLVDLKDKHFRKRMTGHFSDLLIEEIAEALSLGEQVILFQNRRGYSPIIECLTCGHVPHCQQCDVSLTYHKHKNQLRCHYCGYSIAKPTNCHSCSSIDLTTKGFGTEQIEQELISLFPKAKTARMDQDTTRGKFGFEKIIDTFKNREIDILVGTQMLAKGLDFDNVSLVGIMNADNMLHHPDFRAFERSFQMMTQVAGRAGRSEKQGKVVIQTYNPNHNTIQQVTDHNYIGMYKEQLYDRQIYKYPPYFRIIKLTLKHKDYDKLKEGSMWLYQVLSQNLAIPVLGPEEPAISRIRNEYIRTILIKIPQNLHLGNTKKTIQKMLNSFEAVAQYRAIKVVVNVDFY, encoded by the coding sequence ATGTTTTTTATCGAAGTTATTTTACCGCTTTCCTTAGCAAAAACCTTTACATATCGTATTTCTGAGGCCGAATATCATTTCATTGAAAAAGGAATGCGTGTGGCGGTACCTTTTGGAAAAAGTAAAATATACACGGCTCTGGTTTTGGATGTTCATGAAAATGCTCCAACGCTGTATGAGGCAAAAGAAATTCATGAAATTTTAGATGAAAAACCAATTGCAACCGAAATCCAGATTAAGCACTGGCTTTGGATTGCAAATTATTATATGTGCGGAATTGGGGATGTGTATCGCGGTGCTTTTCCGAGTGGATTATTATTAGAAAGTGAAACTATTGTTTCGCATAAAGCTGATGTAATAATTAATGACAGCGAACTTTCAGATGATGAATTCTTAATTTATGAAGCGCTACATCACCAAAGCTCTTTGAAGGTTCAGGAAATCGTTTCGATTTTAAATAAAAAAAATATACTTCCTACACTTCAAAAATTAATAGCGAGAGATGTTATTTTTTTAGAAGAAGAAATAAAAGAAAGTTACAAGCCAAAATTGGTTCGATATGTAAAATTACATGCCAAATATGAATCTGATAATGGCTTGCAAGAATTATTGGAAGTATTAAAAAGTGCCAATAAGCAAAAAGAAATTGTTCTAACTTATTTTCAGCTTAGTGCTTCTGAGAAAAAGCCAATAACAGTAAAAAAACTTACTGAGGCATCGAATTCCACATTAACAACTGTAAAAGCTTTAATAGAAAAAGAAATCTTCGAAGAATATTTTTTACAGCATGATCGAGTTACTTTTAATGGAGAAAAATCAGAAAAAGAACTTGTACTTAGTGAAGCGCAAGAAACTGCTTTTACTGCTATAAAAAACAGTTTTTCTGAGAAAGAAGTTTGTTTGCTTCACGGCGTTACTTCAAGTGGAAAAACCGAAATTTATATCAAATTAATTGAAGAATACTTGCAAACAGGCAAACAAATTTTATATCTCTTGCCAGAAATTGCATTGACGGCTCAATTGGTTTCTCGATTACGTCTTCATTTTGGAGATAAAGTAGCTGTTTTTCATTCTAAATATAGCAATAACGAAAGAGTTGAGGTTTGGAAACAAACACTTGAAAATTCTGAAAAAGCACAAATTGTAATAGGAGCGAGGTCGGCTTTGTTTTTGCCTTTTAATGATTTAGGGTTGTTAATTGTAGACGAAGAACACGAGCAGACTTTTAAACAAACAGATCCAGCGCCAAGATATCATGCGAGAGATGCTGCAATTGTTTTGGCAAATTTTCATAATGCAAAAGTGTTATTAGGTTCGGCAACGCCAAGCATAGAAACTTATTTTAATGCTCAAGCGGGTAAATATGGTTTAGTTGCACTTTCAGAACGTTATAAAAATGTTCGAATGCCAGAAGTTCTTTTGGTAGATTTGAAAGACAAGCATTTCAGAAAAAGGATGACAGGACACTTTAGTGATCTTTTAATAGAAGAAATTGCGGAGGCTTTATCTTTAGGCGAACAGGTAATTTTATTTCAGAACAGACGAGGTTATTCTCCTATTATAGAATGTCTCACTTGCGGGCACGTGCCTCATTGCCAGCAGTGTGATGTGAGTTTGACATATCATAAGCATAAGAATCAGTTGCGTTGCCATTATTGCGGTTATTCAATTGCTAAACCCACAAATTGTCACAGCTGTTCCAGTATAGATTTAACTACAAAAGGTTTTGGTACGGAACAGATTGAGCAAGAATTAATTTCTTTATTTCCAAAAGCAAAAACGGCTCGTATGGACCAAGATACGACTCGAGGTAAATTTGGTTTTGAGAAAATAATAGATACCTTCAAAAATCGCGAAATTGATATTTTGGTAGGTACGCAAATGCTAGCTAAAGGTTTGGATTTTGATAATGTTAGTTTAGTTGGTATTATGAATGCCGATAATATGCTGCATCATCCTGATTTTAGAGCTTTTGAACGTAGTTTTCAAATGATGACTCAAGTTGCCGGAAGAGCCGGAAGATCAGAAAAACAAGGAAAAGTTGTAATTCAAACTTACAATCCAAATCATAACACAATTCAGCAAGTTACAGACCATAATTATATAGGTATGTATAAAGAGCAATTGTATGACAGACAGATTTATAAATATCCGCCTTATTTCAGAATTATCAAGCTGACTTTAAAACATAAAGATTATGATAAATTGAAAGAAGGTTCTATGTGGTTATATCAGGTTTTGAGTCAAAATCTGGCAATACCTGTTTTAGGACCAGAAGAGCCAGCGATTAGCAGAATACGAAATGAATATATAAGGACTATATTGATTAAGATTCCGCAAAATCTGCATTTAGGAAATACAAAAAAAACTATTCAGAAAATGTTGAATAGTTTTGAGGCTGTTGCTCAATATAGAGCTATAAAAGTCGTCGTTAATGTAGATTTCTATTAA
- a CDS encoding type II toxin-antitoxin system VapC family toxin, whose protein sequence is MGYLLDTSMCVFFLRGKLNLDKTVKQVGLENCYISEITVAELRFGAENSDNPVKSNKAVDFFLKGLTILPIFGSIKRYAIEKVRLRKIGKPINDEFDLLIGVTAIENQLILVTDNIKDFKLLDGIQMENWFERN, encoded by the coding sequence ATGGGATATTTACTAGACACAAGCATGTGTGTTTTCTTTCTTAGAGGAAAACTAAATCTTGACAAAACAGTGAAGCAAGTGGGTTTGGAAAATTGTTATATTTCTGAAATAACAGTTGCTGAACTTCGTTTTGGTGCTGAAAACAGTGATAATCCTGTAAAATCTAATAAAGCAGTTGATTTTTTTTTAAAAGGATTAACTATACTTCCCATTTTTGGATCAATTAAAAGATATGCGATCGAGAAAGTTAGGCTTAGAAAAATTGGAAAACCTATTAACGACGAATTTGATCTTTTAATTGGAGTAACTGCAATTGAGAATCAATTGATTTTGGTTACTGACAATATTAAAGATTTTAAACTTTTAGACGGAATTCAAATGGAGAATTGGTTTGAAAGAAATTAA
- the bla-B1-FLAV gene encoding subclass B1 metallo-beta-lactamase → MRKLTSIILFLVVVSNSFGQSKNSPLQISHLSGDFYVYRTFSDYKGTKISANALYLLTDKGVVLFDAPWDKSQFQPLLDSIKVKHHKEVIMLFATHSHDDRAGGFDFYRKKGIKTYSIKLTDYILKKENKPRAEFLIPNDKTFTVGQHTFEVYYPGKGHAPDNVVVWFNKEKVLYGACFIKSTDAKDLGYLGDSEVKEWRTSIAKVQTKFKNPKYIIPGHEGWNSLESLNHTLKMVNEYLAQKSSGKK, encoded by the coding sequence ATGCGAAAATTAACTTCGATAATTTTATTCTTAGTTGTTGTTTCAAATAGTTTCGGACAATCTAAGAATTCGCCATTACAAATAAGTCATCTTTCAGGTGACTTTTATGTTTATAGAACATTTAGCGATTATAAAGGAACAAAGATTTCGGCTAATGCCTTGTATTTGCTTACAGATAAAGGTGTTGTATTATTTGATGCGCCTTGGGATAAATCGCAGTTTCAGCCTTTATTAGATAGTATAAAGGTAAAACATCATAAAGAAGTTATTATGCTTTTTGCAACACATTCTCATGACGATCGTGCGGGTGGATTTGATTTTTATAGAAAAAAAGGAATAAAAACCTATTCTATTAAATTAACGGATTATATTCTTAAAAAAGAAAATAAACCAAGGGCCGAATTTTTAATTCCAAACGATAAAACGTTTACAGTTGGGCAGCATACTTTTGAGGTTTATTATCCAGGAAAAGGACATGCACCCGACAATGTTGTAGTTTGGTTTAATAAAGAAAAAGTGCTTTACGGAGCCTGTTTTATAAAAAGTACCGATGCTAAAGATTTAGGTTATTTGGGTGATTCTGAAGTGAAAGAATGGAGAACGTCTATTGCAAAAGTTCAAACGAAATTCAAAAATCCAAAATATATTATTCCAGGTCATGAAGGGTGGAATAGTCTAGAATCTTTAAACCATACTTTGAAAATGGTTAATGAGTATTTGGCTCAAAAATCATCTGGAAAAAAGTAA
- a CDS encoding DUF2147 domain-containing protein, which produces MKNLMLTIGVFFFALTMQSQSVIGKWKTIDDETGEAKSIVEIYEKSGKVYGKVVDILRDSHKKDVCVKCDGAEKNKPILGMVIMNGLKKDGSEYNGGTILDPTSGKKYKCYITLESADKLKLRGYVGVSLMGRTQYWTRVKN; this is translated from the coding sequence ATGAAAAATTTGATGCTAACTATCGGAGTATTCTTCTTTGCCTTGACCATGCAAAGCCAAAGTGTAATTGGAAAATGGAAAACCATTGATGATGAAACTGGAGAAGCAAAATCTATAGTTGAGATTTATGAGAAATCAGGAAAAGTTTACGGTAAAGTTGTAGATATTCTTCGCGATAGTCATAAAAAAGATGTTTGTGTAAAATGCGATGGTGCTGAAAAAAATAAACCAATTTTGGGAATGGTAATTATGAACGGTCTTAAAAAAGATGGTTCTGAATATAATGGAGGAACAATTTTGGATCCTACAAGCGGTAAAAAATACAAATGTTATATCACTTTAGAATCTGCTGATAAATTAAAACTTCGCGGTTATGTTGGAGTTTCTTTGATGGGAAGAACTCAATATTGGACAAGAGTGAAAAATTAA
- a CDS encoding YihY/virulence factor BrkB family protein: MSQEIEARIEKIPVIRNLARLLKTIKLPWLEGFSLYDLLEMYTLGILEGAFSYHASAVSFSFFMALFPFALFILNLIPFIPIDNFQEDFLQFVQQSVPPNTYDAISKIISDILNNSHSGLLSSGFLLSIFLMANGINGILSGFESSKHVFDKRGFFSQYLVALAISLVMTIILFVTVATIVVFEVFIQKTIIQDVLSDRIPLIILGRYLFVILMILITSSILLRYGTKQYNKVPFISIGSVFTTILIVISSFFFGIWVIKFSKYNELYGSIGTLLILMFYIWINCMILLLGFELNASIRKLKQKKNK, from the coding sequence ATGTCGCAAGAGATAGAAGCTCGGATTGAGAAAATACCCGTAATACGGAATCTGGCCCGACTTTTAAAGACTATAAAATTGCCTTGGCTAGAAGGATTCTCGCTGTATGATTTGCTTGAAATGTACACTTTAGGAATTCTTGAAGGTGCTTTCTCTTATCATGCAAGTGCTGTTTCTTTTAGCTTTTTTATGGCGTTGTTTCCTTTTGCGCTGTTTATACTAAACTTGATTCCGTTTATTCCGATAGACAATTTTCAGGAAGATTTTCTGCAATTCGTTCAGCAAAGTGTTCCGCCGAATACTTATGATGCAATTAGTAAAATTATAAGCGACATCTTAAATAATAGTCACTCAGGCTTATTATCATCGGGTTTTTTGCTTTCTATTTTCTTAATGGCAAATGGAATTAATGGAATTTTGAGCGGTTTTGAATCCTCTAAACATGTTTTTGATAAAAGAGGTTTTTTTAGTCAATATTTAGTTGCATTGGCAATATCGCTTGTAATGACTATTATTTTGTTTGTAACAGTCGCTACAATCGTTGTTTTTGAGGTCTTTATTCAAAAAACGATCATTCAAGATGTTTTAAGTGATAGAATTCCATTGATTATTTTAGGAAGGTATTTGTTCGTAATTTTAATGATTTTGATAACATCTTCAATATTATTACGTTATGGAACAAAACAGTATAATAAAGTGCCATTTATTAGCATTGGATCTGTTTTTACGACCATCTTAATTGTTATATCTTCATTCTTTTTTGGGATTTGGGTTATAAAATTTTCAAAATATAACGAACTTTATGGTTCTATTGGGACATTATTAATTCTAATGTTTTATATTTGGATAAACTGTATGATTCTGCTTTTAGGGTTCGAATTGAATGCTTCTATCAGAAAATTAAAACAAAAAAAAAATAAATAA
- the nadC gene encoding carboxylating nicotinate-nucleotide diphosphorylase, translating to MISKAEFQAELQLLIKNAIREDVGPGDYSSLACIPNTAHGQAKLLVKDQGIIAGVELAKMIFEHVDPNLKVKTFIEDGTHVEYGEVVFEVSGSSQSILKAERVVLNTMQRMSAIATKTNHLMQLLEGTNAKILDTRKTTPNFRVAEKWAVKIGGGENHRYALYDMIMLKDNHIDFAGGITRAIAKTKEYLKENNLDLKIIVEARNLDEIREILLSDGVHRILIDNFNYEDTKTAVKLIGSKCQTESSGNISEKTVREYALCGVNYISSGALTHSVYNMDLSLKAF from the coding sequence ATGATAAGTAAAGCTGAATTTCAAGCAGAATTACAACTTTTGATAAAAAATGCCATTAGAGAAGATGTAGGTCCAGGCGATTACAGTTCGCTTGCCTGTATTCCTAATACAGCTCATGGTCAGGCAAAATTATTAGTAAAAGATCAAGGAATTATCGCTGGTGTTGAACTTGCTAAAATGATATTTGAACATGTAGATCCGAATTTGAAAGTGAAAACTTTTATTGAAGACGGAACGCACGTAGAATACGGAGAAGTTGTTTTTGAAGTTTCTGGAAGCTCTCAATCTATTTTAAAAGCCGAAAGAGTAGTTTTGAATACGATGCAAAGAATGTCTGCAATTGCCACGAAAACAAATCATTTGATGCAACTTTTAGAAGGAACAAATGCTAAAATTTTAGATACGCGTAAAACAACTCCAAATTTTAGAGTAGCTGAAAAATGGGCTGTAAAAATAGGAGGTGGAGAAAATCATCGTTATGCTTTGTACGATATGATTATGCTGAAAGATAATCATATTGATTTTGCAGGCGGAATTACGCGCGCTATTGCTAAAACAAAAGAGTATTTAAAAGAAAATAATCTGGATTTGAAGATTATTGTTGAAGCAAGAAATTTGGATGAAATTAGAGAGATTTTGTTAAGCGATGGAGTTCATAGAATCTTGATTGATAACTTTAATTATGAAGATACTAAAACGGCTGTAAAATTAATTGGATCAAAATGCCAAACAGAATCTTCAGGAAATATTAGCGAAAAAACCGTTCGCGAATATGCATTGTGCGGAGTAAATTATATTTCTTCTGGTGCTTTGACGCATTCAGTTTATAACATGGATTTGAGCTTGAAAGCGTTTTAA
- a CDS encoding DNA alkylation repair protein: MGLIKDIYSASFYEKFSQAVAEVHPAFNKQKFIEAIYEDDFAQKEWKERMKHTTVVFHQFMPQNFPEAVSLIDKIIKNLRKNNFADSNLAFIFFADYIEIYGLEDFKTSSKAFVSITQFISCEFAVRPFILKYKEQMINEMTKWSLHKNHHVRRLASEGSRPRLPWAMAIPFLKKDPSSILPILENLKNDPSEYVRRSVANNLNDIAKDNPQIVLEIANKWKGQTKETDGIIKHGCRTLLKQGHPEILSHYGLESTNIELSLFEIKTPTVKIGDYLQFHFHLNNKNEDAKTVRLEYAVHYKKAKGHLAKKVFKISEKIYHPNQLTKIERNQSFKLITTRVFYTGMHQLSIIINGTESEVLEFELID; the protein is encoded by the coding sequence ATGGGATTAATTAAAGATATTTACTCGGCTTCTTTTTACGAAAAATTTAGTCAGGCTGTTGCCGAAGTACATCCAGCATTCAATAAACAAAAATTTATTGAAGCCATTTACGAAGACGATTTTGCTCAAAAAGAATGGAAAGAAAGAATGAAACACACCACAGTTGTGTTTCATCAATTTATGCCACAGAATTTTCCAGAAGCCGTTTCTTTAATTGACAAAATCATCAAAAATTTAAGAAAAAACAACTTTGCAGACAGTAATCTGGCTTTTATTTTCTTCGCCGATTATATCGAAATCTATGGTTTAGAAGATTTTAAAACTTCATCAAAAGCATTTGTTTCTATCACTCAATTTATAAGCTGTGAATTTGCTGTTCGTCCTTTCATTCTAAAATACAAAGAACAAATGATCAACGAAATGACAAAATGGTCTTTACACAAAAATCATCACGTTCGTCGTTTAGCAAGTGAAGGTTCTCGCCCTAGATTACCGTGGGCAATGGCGATTCCGTTTCTAAAAAAAGATCCTTCTTCCATTCTTCCAATCTTAGAGAATTTAAAAAACGATCCTTCGGAATATGTTCGCCGAAGTGTTGCCAATAATTTAAATGATATTGCAAAAGATAATCCACAGATTGTGTTAGAAATCGCCAATAAATGGAAAGGTCAAACCAAAGAAACAGACGGAATTATTAAACACGGATGCAGAACTTTATTAAAACAAGGACATCCAGAAATTTTAAGTCATTATGGTTTAGAAAGCACTAATATTGAACTTTCTTTATTTGAAATTAAAACGCCTACTGTAAAAATCGGAGATTATTTACAGTTTCACTTTCACTTAAATAATAAAAACGAAGATGCCAAAACAGTTCGTTTAGAATATGCGGTTCATTACAAAAAAGCAAAAGGACATTTGGCAAAAAAAGTCTTTAAAATCAGTGAGAAAATTTATCATCCAAATCAATTAACTAAGATTGAGAGAAATCAGTCTTTTAAATTGATTACAACGAGAGTTTTTTATACTGGAATGCATCAATTGTCGATTATTATTAATGGAACTGAAAGTGAGGTTTTGGAATTTGAGTTGATTGATTAA
- a CDS encoding pirin family protein, translating to MSNISLIIEERAANIGNFMVGRLLPFREKRAVGPFVFIDHMGPAHLSDHENMDVPPHPHIGLSTLTFLFEGSIMHRDSLGTELEIKPGAVNWMTAGKGIVHSERTPEYLRHSDKMLHGLQIWVALPKELEQMEPNFTHVEADDIPAWEEDGVSYKLIAGEAFGKKSPVPVYSPLYFIEIKSKEAKKINIGKDLFGESGLYILEGSIKNGEHVYDPRQILITTEASLCEFEIAENSTVYIFGGQPFPEEHFIFWNFVSSDKNLIEKAKKDWTEQTFPKVPGETEFVPLPEPRIK from the coding sequence ATGTCAAATATCAGTTTAATTATCGAAGAACGTGCTGCCAATATTGGCAACTTTATGGTTGGGCGTTTATTGCCTTTCCGTGAAAAAAGAGCCGTCGGACCATTTGTTTTTATCGATCATATGGGACCTGCGCATTTAAGTGATCACGAAAATATGGATGTTCCTCCGCATCCGCACATCGGACTTTCAACTTTGACTTTTTTGTTTGAAGGAAGCATTATGCATCGCGACAGTTTAGGAACAGAATTAGAAATAAAACCTGGTGCCGTAAACTGGATGACGGCCGGAAAAGGAATCGTCCATTCTGAAAGAACGCCTGAGTATTTAAGACATTCAGATAAAATGCTTCACGGATTGCAGATTTGGGTTGCGCTTCCAAAAGAATTGGAACAAATGGAACCTAATTTTACGCACGTTGAAGCAGATGATATTCCAGCTTGGGAAGAAGATGGCGTTTCATACAAATTAATTGCTGGCGAAGCTTTTGGCAAAAAATCTCCAGTTCCTGTTTATAGTCCGTTGTATTTTATTGAGATTAAAAGCAAAGAAGCTAAGAAAATCAATATTGGAAAAGATTTATTCGGCGAAAGCGGTTTGTACATTTTAGAAGGAAGTATCAAAAATGGCGAACATGTTTACGATCCGAGACAAATTTTGATTACAACTGAAGCTTCTCTTTGTGAGTTTGAAATTGCAGAAAATTCTACGGTTTATATTTTTGGTGGACAGCCTTTTCCTGAAGAACATTTTATCTTTTGGAATTTCGTTTCTTCGGATAAAAACCTCATCGAAAAAGCAAAAAAAGACTGGACAGAACAGACTTTCCCTAAAGTTCCAGGCGAAACAGAATTTGTTCCATTACCAGAACCAAGAATCAAATAA
- a CDS encoding OsmC family protein, with protein MDTVKATIDTRKYRTEITSKTGNILISDEPQEIGGKNLGFSPFELLASSLASCTLITLRMYIDRKAWDVSELSIWVDFEKNEEHTVSLFSTKILITGNVDDAQKQRILKIANSCPVHKTLINTIKIETSLV; from the coding sequence ATGGATACAGTTAAAGCAACAATCGATACAAGAAAATATCGCACAGAAATAACTTCTAAAACTGGTAATATTCTTATTTCTGACGAACCACAAGAAATAGGTGGGAAAAATTTAGGATTTAGTCCGTTTGAACTTCTGGCTTCTTCTCTCGCTTCCTGCACCTTAATTACGTTGCGAATGTATATAGACAGAAAAGCTTGGGATGTTTCAGAACTTTCGATCTGGGTAGATTTTGAAAAAAATGAAGAACATACTGTTTCTTTATTTTCAACCAAAATCTTAATTACAGGAAATGTAGATGATGCTCAAAAACAGCGAATTTTGAAAATTGCCAACAGCTGTCCTGTTCATAAAACATTAATAAACACAATTAAAATAGAAACTTCTTTAGTATAA
- a CDS encoding GNAT family N-acetyltransferase, translated as MEIQQINDTKKGYFEAVEDGKEAGKMTYTWAGDSKFIIDHTEVSPDFNGKGVGKKLVLAAVEYARANNVKIIPLCPFAKSVFDKVEEIRDVLFS; from the coding sequence ATGGAAATTCAACAAATAAACGACACTAAAAAAGGCTACTTTGAAGCCGTAGAAGATGGCAAAGAAGCTGGAAAAATGACTTACACTTGGGCAGGAGACAGTAAATTTATTATTGATCACACAGAAGTAAGTCCAGATTTTAACGGAAAAGGTGTTGGTAAAAAACTGGTTTTAGCCGCTGTAGAATATGCAAGAGCCAACAATGTAAAAATTATTCCGCTTTGTCCTTTTGCAAAAAGCGTTTTTGATAAGGTTGAGGAAATTCGTGATGTGCTTTTTTCTTGA